One stretch of Cohnella algarum DNA includes these proteins:
- a CDS encoding MFS transporter encodes MLHINIQNAGRSMKVLLFSVLLSHLGYYMILPILPIYLKINKALGVAEIGLILAVSSFSFQEASIVGGYLADRIGRRTIIALGAVIRAGALAG; translated from the coding sequence ATGCTTCATATAAATATTCAAAATGCGGGAAGGTCCATGAAAGTTTTACTATTTAGCGTCCTCTTGTCGCATCTGGGCTATTACATGATCCTTCCGATTTTGCCGATCTACTTGAAAATAAATAAAGCACTGGGGGTCGCCGAGATCGGACTGATCCTCGCTGTCAGTTCTTTTTCATTTCAAGAGGCGAGTATTGTCGGCGGTTATCTTGCGGATCGTATAGGACGAAGAACCATTATTGCTTTGGGGGCCGTTATTCGCGCGGGTGCTTTAGCTGGTTAA
- a CDS encoding multicopper oxidase family protein: MRFKTAISIGLLVCLYFGAGCNNASQQQGAPDQTENNRQKAQAQNSPAKAEDILTTKKLRNLPALSETDTVTPTGQIHEYKLEAKPARWKLVSGVETDAYTYNGTVPGPTIRAKEGDTIRVILKNSLSDETSIHWHGLHVPNAMDGVPAFTQQAIKPGETFTYEFTANHAGTYMYHPHFNSIEQIDKGMYGLLIIDPQNPETIKYDREYSMIFGGWNIPDQTTAPQNGQENSMPDMADMPGMSKGTPGPIKQKGNVRKMIKQGLKDKASDQGMDMPSEEPGDNAGSTVMGMNYNYWTINGKSFPDTSPLNVKFGDVVRIRMANISNGIHPMHLHGHDFRVVAQDGHPFANPQILNTLTVNPGETYDVDFIADNPGEWVFHCHELHHTTNADVEPGGLMALIKYEKQ, from the coding sequence ATGCGGTTTAAAACTGCGATTTCAATAGGGCTACTCGTTTGTTTATACTTTGGGGCAGGATGCAATAATGCTTCTCAGCAGCAAGGAGCACCCGATCAGACGGAGAATAACAGGCAGAAGGCGCAAGCGCAAAATTCACCCGCGAAAGCGGAAGATATTCTGACCACGAAAAAACTGCGGAATTTACCCGCGCTGAGCGAGACGGATACAGTTACGCCTACAGGTCAAATTCACGAATATAAGCTTGAAGCGAAACCAGCGAGATGGAAATTGGTATCCGGAGTCGAGACAGACGCCTATACCTATAATGGAACCGTGCCCGGACCGACCATCCGGGCGAAGGAAGGCGACACGATTCGAGTTATTCTCAAGAACAGCCTGTCGGATGAAACCTCTATTCATTGGCATGGACTCCACGTGCCGAACGCCATGGACGGCGTTCCTGCGTTTACGCAGCAAGCCATAAAACCCGGAGAAACCTTCACCTATGAGTTTACGGCCAATCACGCTGGAACCTATATGTATCACCCCCACTTCAACAGCATTGAGCAAATCGATAAAGGAATGTACGGTCTGCTCATCATTGACCCGCAAAACCCGGAAACAATAAAATACGACCGTGAGTACTCCATGATCTTCGGGGGTTGGAACATTCCCGACCAGACAACTGCTCCACAGAATGGTCAGGAAAATTCGATGCCGGACATGGCCGATATGCCGGGCATGTCGAAAGGAACGCCCGGGCCGATCAAGCAAAAAGGGAATGTACGAAAAATGATAAAGCAGGGATTGAAGGATAAGGCTTCCGACCAGGGGATGGACATGCCTTCGGAGGAGCCCGGCGACAATGCCGGCAGCACCGTGATGGGAATGAACTACAACTACTGGACGATCAACGGCAAATCATTCCCCGATACCAGCCCCCTCAACGTTAAATTCGGAGATGTCGTCCGAATCCGTATGGCGAATATCAGCAACGGCATTCATCCGATGCATCTGCACGGACATGACTTCAGAGTTGTTGCCCAAGACGGCCACCCGTTTGCGAATCCGCAAATTTTGAACACATTAACCGTGAATCCCGGGGAGACCTATGATGTCGACTTCATTGCCGACAATCCAGGCGAATGGGTGTTTCACTGTCATGAGCTTCACCATACGACCAATGCCGACGTCGAGCCTGGCGGATTAATGGCGCTGATCAAATACGAAAAACAATAA